aaaattaacagataataattttttgaaagaagtataataatattatttgacTATTGGTTTTTTCcattgtaaataaaattaataagtttttttggtcaaaaagtttcaaaaaaatattaatatgctTCACACTATTTGGCAGGTGCATTGTAAAATTCCATTTCCCAATCCAACCTAAAACATAAGGAAAACATTTCGTCattcttaaaatattaatatatttagtcattcttaaaagaatttaatttatatgcaccgtcagtgtaaagttattttatataccgacacatcatgtatggtattaaaaatacatgaagtgtcacattcattagatgatgtggcaacgcatcattggatgtatgtgcaaaaaatctttacactgacggtgcacaacaattaaactcttctTAAAATGTAAATtgtttttttccaaaaaaatgtttaaaattaattttatttttaactaactaatttgttttcaaatctccctctttcttttttattttatttttatcgatAATATAAGGAAAACGATTCGGTCAAAAAATATGATTTGTTTAATCGCATGATATTGTATTAATAATTAATGAGATTTTTTATTGTAGTCATATGGTCTATTTAAACTTCAACGCCCTCTTTCATTTCACTCCAACAATTTTCTCATAATAAAATGAGTCACATTTCTTAAACTTCTATCATTTCTATTGAAACTTCTCCAAACCAAAAAATCACTAGCTTTATAGATAACTTGAGAAACCTCTTAACTAATGATTTTGATCTTCTGATGGGAGGTGAAAAATTTATTGATGAATTCATCGAAATTGTTGATAATCTCAAACAATTGAAATCTCACCTTGATGTCAAACAAATGGGCCTTTTAGTCTCCATCCAAATGTTGGGCAACTCTTTCAAAACCAATGTTCCGTACGTCTTAGCCTCCATCCAAAAATATGATTATACTCAGGAGAATAATCTCAATACCATTATCAGAGACCAATTAATTTATTTGCGCTAGGAAGAAAACTCCTTGCATGACGAGATAGCTATCCTTGCTGAGAAGGAAACTTCTATTGACAGGGACATTGCTTCCATCAACAAAGACATTGCTTCTACGGGAAAACACAATGCTTCTCTTGAAGAAGaggttgcaaaaaaaaaaaaggaacaaaattaTTGAAGTGAATAAGGAAAAGAATAATGCTCTTTACAAGATTGCCGATGAAGAGAGTGAAATCGACATTGTACGCTATTACAACGATATAGAATTAAATAGCGCGAAGAAAGATCTCAATATTGCTTCTAAAATGAATCGCGATATGACCGAAGCTTGGAACAACATTAAAGATTTATTAggtttaatgtaataatttttgaaatttgaaattttagatTTTCCCTTTTTCTGACATTTTATGTTGAATATGAACTATtctaaaataaatcataataaaaagtatttttctcttctttttcataCATAATAACACTGAAATATATCAATgttctaaaaaaaaatgcatttactGAAATTTTGAAGCATGAGATACATacaaatagtaattttttaattaaaaaaatgaattatacaATGCACCTTGTCACACAAGTGATGCACCCATTGATATAGTATGAACCTGTTTAAAACATTTTTGaccaaaaaacttatttatttttgtgatgtaaataaaatcaatattctcttcattttaaagtaatttaaacatttgacaaaaaattgaaCAGATAATAGTTTTTtgaaacatatataataatattttctgACTACTGTTTtcttttaacaaattaaataatgagtttattattatttttatacataCATACTAATCAGTGCATTTATTTCAAggtaaaatagaaaaaacagtacataatataatttaatattcttTTGTCAAAATGTTAAACTATTTTAGTCGAGAGTTTAATTaatatgcactgacggtgtaaaatagttttacacgatcgttcaataaataaccattattttgccatgtcatgtcaataaagtggggtgaagtgggatgatgtggcggaaaacatggttgatattggttgacagtgtaaaattattttacaccgtcggtgcatattaATTAAATGCTTTAGTcaaatgtaaaaattaatttaaacttatggtaatattaattttatttacaatagaaaaataaacaatttttttgggtcaatttttttttaaaaaaaattaatatgctTCACATTATTTGGCAGGTGCATTGTAAAATTCCATTTCCCAATTTCTCAATCCAACCTAAAACACAAAGAAACTCATATATTTAGTCattcttaaaatttaaattgttttgtttaccaaaaaaagttaaaaaattattttttaaaaagttttaattaaaaaatccaactaatttattttcacatttttttctctctatatttttctctttcttctctgTTTCTTACAAAGTCTTAAAAAACTCATATTGTTCTCGCCTTTGTCTGGTTTCTTTCTCCAAAAAACAACGCTACCGGCGAGCATAATCTCGCCGGAAAATTACCCTACGCTGGCCACAATTTCAATTTTCAGCTTCAATTTCcgatcttttatttattttctgaatTCTTGAAGCCAGTGTTTGGGtcctcaaaaacaaaaaaaaaacctcatttttttgatttattctTTTATTGTTGTTCAAGCAATGCATAGAGAAAAGGTGAGATTTTATAAAAACATCATAGGATCATATGTTTCTCAATTCCTTATGTCTTAAACCTTTTACAaagattcaatttttcatcttttttctccTACCCTCTTTCTCTTCCTCTCAGAATTTCAaggtttttctttgttttggagAAATATGGTATTTGAATTCAGGTTAAAATTCtgtagtttattattattttttgaaaaaaaaaacattcttttgagaaatgtttatttttttcttttcttgttgctgaatttgaaattgaaaattcaggTTACATCATGTTTATGTTGTTGTCTCTCctttgaaaaattgagtttttgttCTTGATCTATTGATGTTAAGGGCTTTTCCAGGAATTTTCCCTTGAgctggttttttattttatttaaattttgcaGTTGAATTGAATTTCATGATTTCTatggattattttttttgggtttcaATATCCtacatttgttttttctttgcttGAAAATGGTTTCAATTTTGTTAGGTCTTTGGTAGGTAAGCAATGGAGTCTAATTGTGGTTTTTAGTTGAAAGATATATGCAACAATTTTCTACTTAATTTTTGTGTCTATCTCTTTGAATTTTGCAGTTTAATGATATATTAATATAGATTTTATATGTAGCAAAGTTTagaatattaaattattaattttttcccTTCCTATTTTTTTGTGCCatgtttaatgttttttttccttaaattaTTGTACAGGTGAAGATTGTGATGAATAGAGTCCAAAGAAGCTAACAAGTTTGAAACTTTTCAGCAAAACTTGTGATTTATTTTCTTCCAGATTTTGTGCTGAAGGATGCCTTTTGAAGTCATGGATCAGAGGGGTGTTTCTGACATTTTTGATGATATTTCCTATCATTCTGAGGTATTTAtctcatttttgtttatttaaattcTATTCCATGATCTTATGattttaatgataatttttttgttctgAATTTTGATGAACATCAGTACTATTTACCTCcaattcttttttattgttgttttagtAGAATTCTTCATTCaatataataacattaaatactATTAAGAGAGAGAATATTGTAAAAATTATGTGTATTAAATTAAAGTGCTAAAAACATTTGTTGCACTTTCCACAAGGCAATAACTATATTTTATAATCTGTACTTTATAATCTTAAATGACACTTAAAAAGAATTGGAGCCAATAATTCAGTTTagaatttggattttttttaatttttttttcaatttttttgggtaCTGTACTTAACACTATTGTCTCATTTTGTGCAGAGGAATGTTGGATTAAGGAAGCCAAAGTACATGAATGTCCAACACCCCCAAGGTGAGGAACAAATCATTGCATTATTTGGTCACAATAGCCCTATATGTTTTATTGGTTTGCGCGTTTATCCCATCATTAATGCTCCGGAATATTTCTCGGATTTTTGTTTGAATTCATTATAAATGTTTGTGTGCTCATGCATAAATTGTTATCAATGATTGTGTGCTCATGCAATAAATTGCTCATCCAAAGTACATGAATGATTCTGAAAGAAATGTAGTATATGATGTTTGTGGCGATAATACTCTTACTGCATTGGTTCTTTTTAGACAATGTTCGTCTTGCTTTATGCTTTCAACAATATATAAATGTTTGCTGAATTGTAGCTAATATATGTGTTCCTGATATATGTTATTTGTGATTTTATTGCTTTATATCATGATAATGTGGAACATAGTGGTATTATTCCCTTCAAATTTTGTGTGcgcataagtatatttcaattACTACTTTATCTGCAAAACATGTTCCTCATTGCTGAAGTAGTAAGTTGTGTTATATTTATGTTGTTAGGAATGAATGGAATGGTAGCACCGCCTGGTAGCACTTTGAATACTTCATTGCCCTTTGAAGTAAATGGAAAATCTGGATTTCCGATGTCGCAAACTAATCTATCTGAGGAAAGTGTAGAAAAGCTACCTTTTGGCGCAGAACATGGGATTGCTGGTGTATTGAAAGGTTCTAATGAATCCTTTCGTTATAATCCCCAATCATGGTCTGACGTGTTTAGGCAGTCAGCACCTACCTCGTATCGTCTAGTTGGGAATAAGCTTGTCGCGGTCGATGCTGTTCCCCACGAAAGTAGTCTATTCTCGAGCTCACTTTCTGATATGTTTAGCCAGAAATGTAAGAATATTTTTCATGCATGGTTACATTTTATTTGTTAAGGTTTTCCGATTTTACTTTAGTTAAATCAATATCTTTGTCGTGTTGATATGCATGTCTTGGTGCAGTGAATCTATTGGCGAATAATCTTCTGTCCAATCAGCAGACTACTGCCGGTTCCCTTCTGGAGGAAGATCCGTATAAATCTCTTGAAGAGATGGAGTCTGACTATATACATAATCTCCTTCCTGATGAAGATGACCTATTTTCTGGTGTTGCTGATGATTTAGAAAACAATTCTTATGCTAGGATTAAAGATGACTCGGAAGATTTGGATTTGTTTAGTAGTGGCGGAGGCATGGAGCTGGAAGGAGATGAACGTTTAAGTTCGCTGAAAAGAACAAGTGGTTTGGATGGAGATAACAGTTTCTTTGGAGGTTCCAAAGGAAAATTTCCTTTTGTTGAACAGCCTTCTAGGACACTTTTTGTTAGAAACATTAATAGCAGCGTTGAAGATTTTGAGCTAAAGTCTCTATTTGAGGTGCGTCTTTATTGTTTTTCAGTGCTAAATgttttcttaaattttcaaGAAACATTTCATACCATTAATCATAAAACGTAAATGGCCTGTTATGTTTTATCTGTCAGCAATATGGCGATATCCGAACCATGTATACAGCTTGCAAGCATCGTGGGTTTGTGATGATTTCTTATTTTGATATAAGGGCAGCACAGAAAGCCATGCAAACACTACAAAGCAGGCCATTGAGGTCTAGGAAACTAGACATACATTATTCGATTCCAAAGGTATTTTCCTGATAACGCATTCTGTATGCATAATTCATTTGCCATACACATCATTTGGATATAGTGATACTAATATGTGCTTCGCTTTTTTCAACCGTCTCAGTTTCctactttttatgtttttccgAAAGATGTATCTTAACTTGATTGCATGTTTAGGTCAATGCTCCAGAGAAGGATATTGGTCATGGTACGCTGATGTTATCTGGGTTTGATTCATCTGTTTTGAATGATGAGCTTATAcattattttggattttatgGAGAAATTAAAGAAGTAAGTGTGCATTGTTAGTTTTTTTACCTATCTTGGTTGcttgtaataatttattaacaTAATACAAGATTCCTtaaatgttatgtttttttattgcaGATCTATGAATATCCCGGAATGAAGCACCTCAAATTTGTAGAATTTTATGACGTCCGAGCTGCAGAAGCTGCACTTCGGGCATTGAACAGGGTTGAAATTTCTGGCAACCAGATTAAGCTTGAACCTGGTCATCCTAGGTTCGCGAGATGGTGGTTATACCCActtcttttttctattttatttctcTGATTTGTTGCACCTCTTTtaacatctttttttttatttaaaaaagtacctttttttttaacgatTTTCATCAATTTATGTGTTCCTATCTATGTGATATTTTGTAGATAAGGTTTTATTTTGgatattcatatttattataGATCTTGATTTAAAAGTAGTTATACTTTCcttctaaaagttattttcttCCTTTAACAACTATGAAAACCTTGCTTTTGTAGTCTGATGCAACAGTCTTATAAGGTGCAAGATGAAAGAGATCTTGGTCGTAGCATTATTGACAACTTACAATTGAGACAAAAGCGTAAGATTTTATCCGCCTCAActtatatttttctcttttcatagGAAGCAAATGCCGTTCTTGATCTCACTAGACATTATTTTACAGCAACAGTGACTTCTGGAGCAATAGATTCTGCCAGTTTGGAAAATGGATATAACCAGAGATTTCAATCTGCAATGCAGCAACAGCCTTTGAATGGATTTTTTGATAATTCATTCTTTCATGTCAACTCTGGCGTCAACAACACTGCGATAGGGGCATCTACCGGAAAAGTTTCTGGCGTTTCCGAGTCCAGTAACCCTGTCGATGCAATGAAGTTTGCATCCAGTCCGACAACATTTCATCCTCATTCTTTACCAGAGTATCATGGAAGTTTAACTAATGGTAGTCCTTATAACTTTTCTAGCACCATTGGCAACAAGGCTGGTAACATAGGCGCTGGAGTGACAGAAGCTGCTAACGGCAGGCATATTCATGGAATAAGCTCAACTGGGAACTTAGCAGAATTCAATGGAGGAGGTGAGTGTACTCGATGTTTATTACAAATGTTATTAGCGTTTACATGAATAAGTTTAATGGTATCTTAGGGAAATCTAAAAACTTTACAAtaatggatttggttattaatgAAGATTCATCACTTTTTTACTCGTGTAATTTTATACTGATaccaaaaatattgtttatttttttggtaatatgccaaaaatataacaatctATTTAAATTCTGCGACTTAAATGAAGTTATGATTTCCTGTTTATCTGTCATTAAGCATTCTGAAATGAATTCGGGTCTTCAAATCAGCTTTTGTATCTTACATTCTTACTTATAAGTAGTTGAAGCAACGTAGTTGTATGCTGAACTGATTTGTAATATGGATTTAGTAGTTTTACATTTGAATCCTTGTGTGAAATCTTTGTTTTCTTTAGGATCATCCGGAAACGAGATCCGCGCACATCATGGACTTAATCATATATGGAGCGGCTCCAATTTGCATCAGCAATCGCCATCAAGTAACATGCTTTGGCAGAAAACGCCATCGTCATCATTTGGTAATGGTTCTCCAGGCCTGCCTCAAATGTCAAGCTTTGCTAGAACACCTCCTCATTTGCTGAGAACACAACATTTGGATCATCATGTTGGATCAGCGCCGGTTGTTACAGCCTCTCCTTGGGAAAGGAAAAACTCTTACTTGGGAGAGTCTCCTGATGCGTCTGGTTTTCACGTGAGTTCTCCTGGAAATGGAGGTTTTCATGGTTCTTGGCAAATGCGTCCGATGGACTTTTCTCCTCATAACAACATGTTTTCTCATGTTGGTGGGAATGGTACTGAACTCTCATCCAGTGCTGGGCAGGGCTCGCCTAATCCGTTGTCACATATTCTCTATGGGAGACAACCTACGACTACAATGTCGAAATTTGATCCTGCCAATGAGCGAATGAAAAACGGTAACGGTTATAGTCGTAAGAGTGAAGCTAACACCATGAGTAGTGCTGACAGAAAACAATATGAACTTGACCTGGGCCGCATAATGCGTGGAGAAGACACTAGAACAACACTTATGATAAAAAACATTCCCAACAAGTATGTTAATAGTCTCctcagttttttcttttttgatcaTTTTGCTGCTTATTTCTTTTTCTGTCTACTGCTGAATGTTGCAATGGTAATATTGTTAATCACCTTAAAatcattgttttattttaatagatTGTTTTAAGATCCGACAATTATTTTAGAGGCAGTAAAGCATTCAAACTTTTTTCACCGGTTCTTGATTTGACCtatgtttattttttggtaGGTATACTTCAAAGATG
This portion of the Trifolium pratense cultivar HEN17-A07 linkage group LG3, ARS_RC_1.1, whole genome shotgun sequence genome encodes:
- the LOC123916035 gene encoding protein MEI2-like 4 isoform X2; this encodes MPFEVMDQRGVSDIFDDISYHSERNVGLRKPKYMNVQHPQGMNGMVAPPGSTLNTSLPFEVNGKSGFPMSQTNLSEESVEKLPFGAEHGIAGVLKGSNESFRYNPQSWSDVFRQSAPTSYRLVGNKLVAVDAVPHESSLFSSSLSDMFSQKLNLLANNLLSNQQTTAGSLLEEDPYKSLEEMESDYIHNLLPDEDDLFSGVADDLENNSYARIKDDSEDLDLFSSGGGMELEGDERLSSLKRTSGLDGDNSFFGGSKGKFPFVEQPSRTLFVRNINSSVEDFELKSLFEQYGDIRTMYTACKHRGFVMISYFDIRAAQKAMQTLQSRPLRSRKLDIHYSIPKVNAPEKDIGHGTLMLSGFDSSVLNDELIHYFGFYGEIKEIYEYPGMKHLKFVEFYDVRAAEAALRALNRVEISGNQIKLEPGHPRFARCLMQQSYKVQDERDLGRSIIDNLQLRQKLTSGAIDSASLENGYNQRFQSAMQQQPLNGFFDNSFFHVNSGVNNTAIGASTGKVSGVSESSNPVDAMKFASSPTTFHPHSLPEYHGSLTNGSPYNFSSTIGNKAGNIGAGVTEAANGRHIHGISSTGNLAEFNGGGSSGNEIRAHHGLNHIWSGSNLHQQSPSSNMLWQKTPSSSFGNGSPGLPQMSSFARTPPHLLRTQHLDHHVGSAPVVTASPWERKNSYLGESPDASGFHVSSPGNGGFHGSWQMRPMDFSPHNNMFSHVGGNGTELSSSAGQGSPNPLSHILYGRQPTTTMSKFDPANERMKNGNGYSRKSEANTMSSADRKQYELDLGRIMRGEDTRTTLMIKNIPNKYTSKMLLVAIDEKCRGTYDFLYLPIDFKNKCNVGYAFINMTDPAQIIPLHQAFHGKKWEKFNSEKVASLAYARIQGRTSLIAHFQNSSLMNEDKRCRPILFQTEGPNAGDMEPFPIGANVRVRPGKSRNAGYEENRNQAPPSTLTNGEESYANGNSD
- the LOC123916035 gene encoding protein MEI2-like 4 isoform X1, with protein sequence MPFEVMDQRGVSDIFDDISYHSERNVGLRKPKYMNVQHPQGMNGMVAPPGSTLNTSLPFEVNGKSGFPMSQTNLSEESVEKLPFGAEHGIAGVLKGSNESFRYNPQSWSDVFRQSAPTSYRLVGNKLVAVDAVPHESSLFSSSLSDMFSQKLNLLANNLLSNQQTTAGSLLEEDPYKSLEEMESDYIHNLLPDEDDLFSGVADDLENNSYARIKDDSEDLDLFSSGGGMELEGDERLSSLKRTSGLDGDNSFFGGSKGKFPFVEQPSRTLFVRNINSSVEDFELKSLFEQYGDIRTMYTACKHRGFVMISYFDIRAAQKAMQTLQSRPLRSRKLDIHYSIPKVNAPEKDIGHGTLMLSGFDSSVLNDELIHYFGFYGEIKEIYEYPGMKHLKFVEFYDVRAAEAALRALNRVEISGNQIKLEPGHPRFARCLMQQSYKVQDERDLGRSIIDNLQLRQKPTVTSGAIDSASLENGYNQRFQSAMQQQPLNGFFDNSFFHVNSGVNNTAIGASTGKVSGVSESSNPVDAMKFASSPTTFHPHSLPEYHGSLTNGSPYNFSSTIGNKAGNIGAGVTEAANGRHIHGISSTGNLAEFNGGGSSGNEIRAHHGLNHIWSGSNLHQQSPSSNMLWQKTPSSSFGNGSPGLPQMSSFARTPPHLLRTQHLDHHVGSAPVVTASPWERKNSYLGESPDASGFHVSSPGNGGFHGSWQMRPMDFSPHNNMFSHVGGNGTELSSSAGQGSPNPLSHILYGRQPTTTMSKFDPANERMKNGNGYSRKSEANTMSSADRKQYELDLGRIMRGEDTRTTLMIKNIPNKYTSKMLLVAIDEKCRGTYDFLYLPIDFKNKCNVGYAFINMTDPAQIIPLHQAFHGKKWEKFNSEKVASLAYARIQGRTSLIAHFQNSSLMNEDKRCRPILFQTEGPNAGDMEPFPIGANVRVRPGKSRNAGYEENRNQAPPSTLTNGEESYANGNSD
- the LOC123916035 gene encoding protein MEI2-like 4 isoform X4, whose translation is MPFEVMDQRGVSDIFDDISYHSERNVGLRKPKYMNVQHPQGMNGMVAPPGSTLNTSLPFEVNGKSGFPMSQTNLSEESVEKLPFGAEHGIAGVLKGSNESFRYNPQSWSDVFRQSAPTSYRLVGNKLVAVDAVPHESSLFSSSLSDMFSQKLNLLANNLLSNQQTTAGSLLEEDPYKSLEEMESDYIHNLLPDEDDLFSGVADDLENNSYARIKDDSEDLDLFSSGGGMELEGDERLSSLKRTSGLDGDNSFFGGSKGKFPFVEQPSRTLFVRNINSSVEDFELKSLFEQYGDIRTMYTACKHRGFVMISYFDIRAAQKAMQTLQSRPLRSRKLDIHYSIPKVNAPEKDIGHGTLMLSGFDSSVLNDELIHYFGFYGEIKEIYEYPGMKHLKFVEFYDVRAAEAALRALNRVEISGNQIKLEPGHPSLMQQSYKVQDERDLGRSIIDNLQLRQKLTSGAIDSASLENGYNQRFQSAMQQQPLNGFFDNSFFHVNSGVNNTAIGASTGKVSGVSESSNPVDAMKFASSPTTFHPHSLPEYHGSLTNGSPYNFSSTIGNKAGNIGAGVTEAANGRHIHGISSTGNLAEFNGGGSSGNEIRAHHGLNHIWSGSNLHQQSPSSNMLWQKTPSSSFGNGSPGLPQMSSFARTPPHLLRTQHLDHHVGSAPVVTASPWERKNSYLGESPDASGFHVSSPGNGGFHGSWQMRPMDFSPHNNMFSHVGGNGTELSSSAGQGSPNPLSHILYGRQPTTTMSKFDPANERMKNGNGYSRKSEANTMSSADRKQYELDLGRIMRGEDTRTTLMIKNIPNKYTSKMLLVAIDEKCRGTYDFLYLPIDFKNKCNVGYAFINMTDPAQIIPLHQAFHGKKWEKFNSEKVASLAYARIQGRTSLIAHFQNSSLMNEDKRCRPILFQTEGPNAGDMEPFPIGANVRVRPGKSRNAGYEENRNQAPPSTLTNGEESYANGNSD
- the LOC123916035 gene encoding protein MEI2-like 4 isoform X3 — its product is MPFEVMDQRGVSDIFDDISYHSERNVGLRKPKYMNVQHPQGMNGMVAPPGSTLNTSLPFEVNGKSGFPMSQTNLSEESVEKLPFGAEHGIAGVLKGSNESFRYNPQSWSDVFRQSAPTSYRLVGNKLVAVDAVPHESSLFSSSLSDMFSQKLNLLANNLLSNQQTTAGSLLEEDPYKSLEEMESDYIHNLLPDEDDLFSGVADDLENNSYARIKDDSEDLDLFSSGGGMELEGDERLSSLKRTSGLDGDNSFFGGSKGKFPFVEQPSRTLFVRNINSSVEDFELKSLFEQYGDIRTMYTACKHRGFVMISYFDIRAAQKAMQTLQSRPLRSRKLDIHYSIPKVNAPEKDIGHGTLMLSGFDSSVLNDELIHYFGFYGEIKEIYEYPGMKHLKFVEFYDVRAAEAALRALNRVEISGNQIKLEPGHPSLMQQSYKVQDERDLGRSIIDNLQLRQKPTVTSGAIDSASLENGYNQRFQSAMQQQPLNGFFDNSFFHVNSGVNNTAIGASTGKVSGVSESSNPVDAMKFASSPTTFHPHSLPEYHGSLTNGSPYNFSSTIGNKAGNIGAGVTEAANGRHIHGISSTGNLAEFNGGGSSGNEIRAHHGLNHIWSGSNLHQQSPSSNMLWQKTPSSSFGNGSPGLPQMSSFARTPPHLLRTQHLDHHVGSAPVVTASPWERKNSYLGESPDASGFHVSSPGNGGFHGSWQMRPMDFSPHNNMFSHVGGNGTELSSSAGQGSPNPLSHILYGRQPTTTMSKFDPANERMKNGNGYSRKSEANTMSSADRKQYELDLGRIMRGEDTRTTLMIKNIPNKYTSKMLLVAIDEKCRGTYDFLYLPIDFKNKCNVGYAFINMTDPAQIIPLHQAFHGKKWEKFNSEKVASLAYARIQGRTSLIAHFQNSSLMNEDKRCRPILFQTEGPNAGDMEPFPIGANVRVRPGKSRNAGYEENRNQAPPSTLTNGEESYANGNSD